A segment of the Elaeis guineensis isolate ETL-2024a chromosome 6, EG11, whole genome shotgun sequence genome:
tgcttagTTTATTATTGTAAAATGAATATACAATTCAGGAAGTAGGAAACTGCATGCTGGTTATAGTTTACTGTTCCAGGATTTTATATAAACAGACATGTAAGTATTAGGCATAAGAGATCAAGGGGTCCAAAGGGACTAAAGCTGGGACTTATAGGGTTTTGGATTTTGCTGGAGAGAACAGGGGTGGTGCCTTTGCTACAATTTCTGGGGGTAATGCCATCAAGATTGCAGGACCATATGTGTCAGGAATgctgatagaattattattgaaatttccAACTTGGAGTAttttctagttctttgacttccATGTGTGCATTTGATTGTTTTGGAACCATCTTCATATAATATAACTTGAACACTGATCATCCTGTGAGCAATTTGAATTAGAACTGTAAGATATTGTTCAGATCAGAAGTTTTGATGAAACCTTATTTTGCATCTCTGCAAGAAATTGTGTCAAGGTAGGATATAGAAACTCTTTCATCAGTGCCATGCCATAAATTGGccaaaacaaaaataagtttGTTCTCACCATTGATGAGTGAGACCAGAGATAACTTTTTGAAACACACAAGAGCCATCAAGGTTGCACGGCAACAATCAATATATATCACAAATGCTGAGAGAACTATTATTGAAATTTccaacttaattctaaattaaatgATAAAAGTTTCTAGTTCTTTTACTTTTTGGTCTGAGTTACTTTGATTGTTTCAGAACTATCTTCATATCATATAACTTGAACACTGATCATCCTATGAGCGATTTTAAATCAGAACTGTAAGACTTCGATCAGATCTGAGGTTTGATGAACCTTATTTTGCATCTCTGTGAGAAAATTGTATCAAGGTAGGATATAGAAGCTCTATGTCATTAGTGCCATGCCATAAATTGGCTAAAAATAAGTTTGTTCTTACCATCAGTGAGTGAGACCAGAAGTAAATTTTTAGGGCTCCACTGTGATAATCTAGTGGTGGAAAGAAGTATTAGAAATGAAGAAATATATGTAAATGATGAAAGAATAGATTGTTCTTGTCGACCTTTTAACCTTTGCTGTGGTACCATTTATAACTCTACATCTCTTTGATAGTATAAAATGCATTTTAATTGCACTATGCAATAAGAAGAGAAAATGAAAATTATGGGATCATAGAGCATATAGGGATACAAAGAAAAGATGATGATAAAAAGGATGAGGAAAGGAATAAGTGCAGACATCtgtaagaatatatatatatatatatatatatatatatatatatatagagagagagagagagagagagagagagagactaaatGGTCATACTCTGATATATAATGTACTTTAGATTCTAATAATTACTGCTTGATTACATAATCGAGGGCCCAACAAATCATACCTGAATCTTCTTACAAGGAATAAAAATGCTTGCAGAAAAATGCATATGAGAGCTAGAACCTAGATGCTAGCTTTTAGTAGAAGGGTTGATGGCTTGATGCAACTATAATGTCTTGAACTATGATAATTCTACGTAATCTAACAAAATTAAAAGGCAACAGGTTAAGAAGTTTCTGGTATGgccattttttgaaaaatatagactACTAGTTGAGTCATCATCACCCATATACCTAGGAGTCATTAATTATGGTTGAAGAATtataatcattttggaagtattCTCAATACCATGAGAGTAAGGAAGAAACATCTTTCCAAATTTATAGATTATGTGTAAAACAAAGTAAAATTTGAAATGCCTATTGCATTTTTGTACAAACTCTAAAACCAGAACGAAAATCAGTCACTGAAGTATTCAAAATATTTCAAGTTAATATTATGATCAAACTAGATATACTTTATATGGTTCTTCTTCAATCAAAGACTCCTTATTTGATCAAACTAGGGGATGCAGATAGCTttgatgaaaattaaaattaaacttaCTTTAGATGTCACTTGAGTGCCCTAGTCAAATAATTAATATCACATGAATATGAAAATTATGTGCAAGAAACTGAAATGGCTTGCCTGCCTTTAAGTTCTGTACAGGAGGATACTTCAATAGTATCTATACCGGGGTTGCTATATCAGTGCATATCACTCTGCACCGTGCTTACCATATTGTATTGATACCAAACTGAGACTCGATATAGATGGTGTGACTCGGTATGCCGTATTGACCCCGTAACACGCATACCAACACTGTACCAACATAGTATCAGTATAAGATCTGGTGCCGAGATGATAAACCTTGATCCAAACAATTAACATTgcatcaatataaaaattatgtaCAAGAAGAAACTGACTTATCGCCAGCCATGAAGTCTCTATACTTCAGCAGGATCCTTCCATAGCTCCTACATTGCAGGTTAATTAATTATGTATATTCACTATGATGAAATATGACTGTCATTTGCATTATTGGTCACATTTCAGGGTCTGAGGCAATGTTTGCAGATCTTTGCTACTTCTCTGTTAGGTCAGTTCAGGTAAGGTGTAGCTAAAGTTCACTTATTATCTTCTTCTGGTGTACCTTCCGTAGTTGTTTGAAATCTTGTTCACTTTTCACACACTCTGATTGATTTAGCTGTCTGTTGCAGTTGACCTTTATATTTCTGGTTCTGCCTTGCCTTCTGCTGGGATACCTTGGTCAGGCTGCATTTCTTATGGAAAACTTAACTGAAAATCAGCAGGTCTTCTTTTCATCAATTCCAAGTAAGCTAGATTGATTCATTGCTTTTCttgtctttcttttctttccttaagTGACTCTTTTTACATACAAGTATGATCTGTCATATAATTAATGATTATATATGAACTAGATCATAATTCACTTAAACATAAAAAACACTGTTGAGGTCTAAATCCTCTCACTCTAGAGGTTTCAGGTTTTCTTTTACTTTTGTGGTTTAATAGATACTTAAAAGAAGATTATGTGATGTGTAATTGCAGGCGGAGCTTTCTGGCCAGTCTTCTTCATAGCCAATATAGCTGCATTGATTGCAAGTCGGGCAATGACAACAGCTACATTTTCATGCATAAAGCAATCAACAGCTCTTGGTTGTTTTCCACGCTTAAAAATTATTCACACATCTCGGAAGTTCATGGGCCAGATATATATTCCAGTGATAAACTGGTTTTTGCTGGTTTCCTGCCTGGCATTTGTTGCCGCCTTTGGAAGCATCAATGAGATTGGCAATGCATATGGTATTTAAAATCAGACTGAACTTCACCCCTATCCAAAGAAATGTTATCTTTTTCTTGCACAAACTACTGTTATTGTTTTTCATGCATTAATCTGCCTTACGTTCCTCTCATATTGGATCTATCCTGCAGGCATTGCCGAGCTTGGAGTGATGATGATGACTACAATCTTAGTAACTATAATTATGCTTCTGATATGGCAGATTAACATCATCATTGTGTTATGCTTTCTCACCTTCTTTCTAGGGGTGGAATTACTTTTCTTCTCTTCAGTTTTGGGCAGTGTGGGAGATGGAAGCTGGGTCTTATTGGTCTTTGCAGCCGTATTGTTTATGATTATGTACATATGGAATTATGGCAGCAAGCTGAAGTATGAAACTGAAGTAAAACAGAAGCTTTCGATGGATTTGATGATGGAGTTGGGCTGCAATCTTGGTACCATTAGAGCCCCTGGAATTGGCTTGGTTTACAATGAGCTGGTGAAAGGAATCCCTGTAATCTTTGGTCACTTTCTGACCACCTTGCCAGCAATTCATTCGATGATCATATTTGTGTGCATAAAGTATGTACCAGTTCCTGTGGTGCCTCAGAATGAAAGGTTTCTCTTTCGGCGGGTCTGCCCGAAAAGCTATCACATGTTTCGTTGCATTGCTAGGTATGCTGAACTCCTAATCTTTGGAAATGGCAATTATGGTAACAACTCTTTAAAGCATATTATAACAGTCATAATATTCTTTTcggaaaatttttgaaacactttttttttaaaaatttcagtaTCTGTTATTTTATGGTGTACTTGTCATAACATTTTTGAACTGTTACCTGACCTGGTCACTGTCCGAAAATTTTCATGGATCACCTAATGTTCTTTTGCTATATTGGTTTCTTTGCCTTTCATGAATATCGAGAAGGATTATACTGCACATCATACATCAGTCTTCAACAGATAGATGCTTAGTACCCAAAAAAAGGGTACAGTGTATAAATATTAATTACCAAAAACCAGTCGAAGTTATCATGTGCATGATTAGGGAATGATGACAGGCTTCTCATGGAGCCATGCACAATCCTTTTAGTTATGATTtctttcagatttgattagaCTAAGTCTGTGGTCTGGTGTGTTCTTATTATCTATAGATACATCAATCATCAATAATACATATTTCTAttagcaccaaaaaaaaaaaagaaaagaaaagtaaatAAGTATTTAATCACCAAAAACCAATGGATATAATCATGTGCACAATTAGAGAATGATGACAGCCTTTGCACAGGGCCATGCACAACCATAGCTAGTGTCCCATTTTGATATCTATAGTCCTTATAGTTGGTTAAATTAAGTCTGATGTCCGGCTGTTTCATCTGTAGTGGACTTATTTCCTATTTTCTATCCAGAAATCTTTAGGGATCTTGTCACTAATGTGTAAGGTTAGCTAGCAGGCAACTTGAACCCCTTAAAGAATAAATATGATAATGTAGTGGCTGGCCATAGCTGTTAATGAAGGTTGGCCATGAGCTTACAAATAAAAGTTGTGAAAGAAAACGTATGTTTTCTCCCTTACCCCATCTTTTAACTAACTTGGTCCCCCATCTTTACTTCCTATTAGTTTTCCCTAAGCTGCTACAATCATCTTctgcttctccatctttctttcccaCCTTTGTCTCATTTCTTGAGCTTTATTCCACTTTCTTCTGCAAATAAAAATCAGAAAATACATTAAGTTGGGTGCagaaagaaaagatagcttttagCTCTCTGCAAGCTCAAGGTCTTATCAGATTTTGGCATACATAAGTGAAGATGAACATACTGCACGTTATATAATAATCTTAGACAACAGATAAATGTCCTGACAACATTTTGTTTAAAAAATTGCAGAAAGTTGCAATTTTCAACAAAAACTGAAAATAACTAAAATTGGGTCATTATGCGTTATTATGTATTATTAGTATGCATTCCCAATAACTTTCTAGTTCATACATTGCCAATGGATGCATACCCATGATGTACTGATTAATAGATACCCTTGGATTGGTCAACGAGAGCAAACTGTTTGTTTGTTGACACCCAGCTGTCTGCAACAACTGACTCATCAATTGTAACCCCTTGATGCATTTGACATTGTCTTTTGGGATGTTTGTAGCTTGTCTTGAGAATGATTAATAATTGTGATGCAGCATGAAGAGTGAAGAGCCCTTTGACCAGCCAGATTAAACTTTGAATCAACCCACAAATTGAAGGCAAACTGGACTGAAGAACCTTTCATTCAGTGAAGAAAGCTCTCTTCAAAATTTTGTGTTAGTATATCAAGACAAATCAACTCTTTAGAGTTCATACAATAAATTagaagcatacataggacatgacTGTTAATGAGGGTGTTAAACCCAGTACAAAATCATACTAGAATAGGACCCAATAATAAGGAAACAGGCCAGGATTTTTCAACAAATATAGAAACCTGGGTACTCCCTGTGGTGCATCACTCGAGAATACTATTTTcatatcatttatttttaaatccaaaaatttaTCACAACTGATCTtatggtgctgctttttcctgaTTCCATTTCTGTGTGCCTGTTTGCTTGCTATACCGATAAATTTCTTATTTCCTGAGTCAGTTGTTTTAGGCGAGTAAATCGATGCAAGATCAAACTAACCATCTAATGGTTCAAGTAGAAACTAGAAATTTGTTCACATGCATATTTTACACAATCTAGTTTTCTATGTGCAAAATTGGCATTACTCttctaaatattattattaattacaaagttgataatttatttttatcgtaACTGTAATCTTAAGCATCACACCCTGTGCCACGATCCAGTGTTTGTTTTCAGGATCCACATCAGTCTGTCACTCTTATAATAGGTGGCCTCAGTTGTTCCCGCTAACCTTTTTCATATCCTTTCCAACAGCTTCTATTATGGTATCTATTATCCCCTCCTCTTTCTAGACTGTCTAGTACATATATTGGAACACCCTCTTTCTAGGCCACCTCAGGTTCTCATTGCATGTGCATATGCTATCTCAATCAGTTGTCTTCTCGTCCTCCATTGGTGTAATCCTTTCGTGTCCTCTGTAATACCTTTCAATAAGTTTTTGTTTTTTAGTTTTTCCAAATATTAATTGGTATTGTCATTTCTACTACATTCAAATATTCAATTTGTTTGCTTAGACTGCTAATGCTGACAAACTTGGTTCTAGACTGAAAAATTCATTGCATTCTTTGGCGCTTTGGGGTATGAATATACTATTAAGCTCTGCTTTTATATCTATGAACTATGCGAGGCAGTTTTTCTGCAGTATCAAGCAAATGACTTGGTTGAATGGTTTTGTGGTGTTAAATTCACTCATTGTGTGGAGTATGATAATTGTACTTGTGCCATCATGCAGAAGCACATGATGTTCAAGACCTCTCTATGAACTTATTCCAGAATGGTTGCTTGATTTAGGTATGGCTACAAGGATGTGCGCAAAGAACATCACCAGACATTTGAACAGCTTCTAATTGAGAGTCTTGAGAAATTTATACGTCGAGAAGCCCAAGAACGTTCCTTAGAGAGTGATGAGGATGATGACACAGATCCTGAAGAAGAGCAAGCACTTTCCAGAGTTCTTGTAGCTCCCAATGGCAGTGTGTATTCTCTTGGTGTCCCACTGCTGGCTGATTATAGCTGCATTCAAAAGCAAAGCTCGGAAGCGAGCACGTCCTTTGATGAACCTCCTGGTGAAGTACAGTCAGATTCAGCACAGAGCCTTAAGCGGGAACTCTCATTCATACACAAGGCTAAAGAGTCGGGGGTTGTTTACCTTCTCGGACATGGTGACATAAGAGCTAGAAAGGATTCCTGGTTTATTAAGAAGTTGGTTATAAATTACTTTTATGCCTTCCTGAGAAAAAATTGCAGAAGAGGGATTGCAACATTAAGTGTTCCCCACACAAATTTGATGCAGGTAGGCATGACTTACATGGTGTGAGTGTTTTTATTGCTGCTTTTTCACTTGAAGTACTAACGGGCAGTCAGATACACAAGGCCTTCAGTGGCATTCAGGGATGGTTtcaatttttgatctttggaactAAATGAGAACTGAAATTTGCTCCATTGGAAGAGAGGAAGACAGAGAGCTTATCATATGTATCTCTGAAGATATAAGGCAAAGAGTATCCCTTGTATTTCACAATGATACGTTGGTCTTATTGCATCAACTTTCTTTCCGTagcatctttctcccttgtctTCAAAAAAGAGCCATCTATAAACGGTTGTATTTCCACTTGTTAGGATGCAATATGTGTGGATGCTTGCTTTTGGTGATTTTCTGTGAAGCAGCTAGAACATTGTTCACTAATTCATTCACCACCGTGAAGGCTTATGAATGATTTTATTTTGCTCTGCTATATTTATGGGACGAGTTCTATTCATTATATATGAATGTCCTGATTTAGATTTGGCAGTTGTTGCTGAACTTTTACTAATGGCCTGGCCTAGCAATGCATCACAGGTTCATTGTGCATTAATCTGGTCAAGCAGTGCCAGTTTTAACTTTAGCATAAGCCTTGAATCGTTCATCACAAATCTCAGTGCTGAATTTGTGCCTGGCATTAATTTGCACATAGTGTTGAAAATGCACAATTCATTTATCTTTTTATCAAGATGCTTTCTTAGATGTACGTGCATCGTCTTCATTTGTCACATTGTTGCCAATTCAAGGCCtgtttgggattttttttttttttttttgttaatgtgAACTATACCAAATTATATGTATCAGGGAACCACAATGTTGCTTCAAACCCATCCCTTTGATTGTTCAACTTGTTTGTAAGATATTTAGAGTTTCTGGAACCAAAGATTTTGTGTTTTCAAAAAGAGAGAATAAAAGCATGTATGGCAGAAATTTTCTGCAAATGCTATCTTCGATGTGAATAGCCATGTGATATCTCATTAATTTATGGAGACAACAGTAAAAGGATGCCCAGCAGGCCCTCACTTTGTATGGCAGAGTTCTGTACCATGGTTTGCTGTGCTTGCAACCAGCTCACTGCGGTATTTACTGTTTCAAAAAAGATTGAATGGACTGGACTTATTTGATCTCTGCAGCAGTATTTACTGTTTCAAAAAAGATTGAATGGACTGAACTTCTTTGATCTCTGGTACACTTGCTTTACACATGATTGATAGTTTGGGCACCAATACTGACTGTGACCTTATGGTAGCAGGTGAAATGTGAAGTATTGAATCAAAGAGTAATGCTAAAGCAGCAAACAACCCTCACAGCGACCGCCAGCCGATCATGTGGCTGTCCATCCTTTTATGCTGGTGCTAAATTGGTGAGGCCCATCAACCTGTTGGCTGGCACAACTTTCATCTGCGCAATGCAAGGCTCTAAATTTTCAATCATACTCAAAATGCGTACCCAAATAAAACTTTTGTTTTCCTTTTCTTCCGGCAATCATCCAAGTTTTGACCCAGTTTGATGACCCTTGAACAATATAAGATCCCAGTTTGTAGAATGCAAGTGGTTGATACTGAATATGGATTATTAATTGAATGGCTGCGATGCATTTGAGGTGAAACAGGGATTATGTTCTGAGATTTTTTCCACTAATTACATAAGCTGGTAAACTTTTACTCTTGGCTAGTGAAGTCTCTATTTGGAGAAAATCAGAACTAAAATGAAGTGGACATGGAAGGACATGATACTGAGGCTGTGTAAATCCAATTTCAGGTTAAAAGCTGAGAAAATATCTATTTTTCTGTACTGTTGGCCAACCAACCTTTATGCCATTTATTAAGTGAACTGCAAAGTCATACTAGAGATGGAGATTCTCCTAACATTTTTTATCATTGTATCTTAGAGTAGATGGCAATTGCCCAATTCCAATGTTCAAGAATCATAATATGATTGGAAACATTTTGAAGACAAAATATGGCATGAATTATAATTCAACGAACCCATCACAAAGCTGCAATAAACCCATAAGCAATCTGCACCACCAATAAAATATCAACCA
Coding sequences within it:
- the LOC105061577 gene encoding potassium transporter 7 isoform X1 — protein: MVEGSERENGNLVKMDSTESRWVFQSEEEEGSEEEGEESSRRTSYESEEEDNVEQRLIRTGPRIDSFDVEALEVPGANRNEYEEFSLGRNIVLAIQTLGVVFGDVGTSPLYTFDVMFNKYNISAKEDVLGALSLVLYTLILIPLVKYIFIVLWGNDDGEGGTFALYSLICRNAKASLLPNQLPSDARISSFRLKVPSPELERSLKIKECLETSLTLKKLLLMLVLFGTSMVIADGVVTPAMSVMSAVSGLKVGIASVEQGEVVMISVAFLIVLFSVQRFGTSKVGLAVGPALFIWFCSLGGIGIYNLLKYGTKVLRAFNPVYIYQFFKRNPTQAWMSLGGCLLCATGSEAMFADLCYFSVRSVQLTFIFLVLPCLLLGYLGQAAFLMENLTENQQVFFSSIPSGAFWPVFFIANIAALIASRAMTTATFSCIKQSTALGCFPRLKIIHTSRKFMGQIYIPVINWFLLVSCLAFVAAFGSINEIGNAYGIAELGVMMMTTILVTIIMLLIWQINIIIVLCFLTFFLGVELLFFSSVLGSVGDGSWVLLVFAAVLFMIMYIWNYGSKLKYETEVKQKLSMDLMMELGCNLGTIRAPGIGLVYNELVKGIPVIFGHFLTTLPAIHSMIIFVCIKYVPVPVVPQNERFLFRRVCPKSYHMFRCIARYGYKDVRKEHHQTFEQLLIESLEKFIRREAQERSLESDEDDDTDPEEEQALSRVLVAPNGSVYSLGVPLLADYSCIQKQSSEASTSFDEPPGEVQSDSAQSLKRELSFIHKAKESGVVYLLGHGDIRARKDSWFIKKLVINYFYAFLRKNCRRGIATLSVPHTNLMQVGMTYMV